The proteins below come from a single uncultured Dethiosulfovibrio sp. genomic window:
- a CDS encoding GspE/PulE family protein, giving the protein MSEPLPHASVISDLLPSSVSLDSLRADGILPIRKEDDLLLVAVPSLDRYDRAQALGYSLGLVVDVEIYDPSDIADRINELYEIRSGVADDAVHDMEGIDDVDALAREDVLSDSVDVPVIRLVNGLFADAMKQRATDIHVEPYEDSVIVRFRIDGVLRDRLKLPRSHQAPLTSRIKVMARMDIAEHMAPQDGRIGITVGGRAVDVRVNSVPTQHGERMALRLLDKGGGALTLKDLGMDQRELEIMNRIIASPYGMILFTGPTGSGKSTSLYAILQELAKPSVNVITVEDPVEYDLPGVAQIQVNEKAGMTFASALRSILRQDPDIVMIGEMRDFDTAHIGVQASLTGHLVLSTLHTNDSISAVSRLADMGVEPYLLAGSLVGVVAQRLVRRLCPHCRKPVDVPPLLARQGVTEAWGPVGCPKCSGTGYRGRVGIYEQLFVDDDLREAIARNAPASEMRALAEPQGFRTLWSIGLNLVEQGLTSSEELIRVAGEA; this is encoded by the coding sequence ATGAGCGAACCATTGCCTCACGCATCGGTGATATCCGACCTTCTTCCCTCCTCCGTCAGCCTCGACAGCCTCAGGGCGGACGGAATCCTTCCGATCAGAAAGGAAGACGACCTGCTTTTAGTGGCGGTCCCCTCTCTTGACAGGTACGACAGAGCTCAGGCCCTAGGGTACTCCCTAGGGCTGGTGGTGGACGTTGAGATATACGACCCCTCCGACATAGCTGACAGGATAAACGAGCTCTACGAGATAAGGAGCGGCGTCGCCGACGACGCCGTCCACGACATGGAGGGCATAGACGACGTAGACGCCTTAGCCAGAGAGGACGTCTTAAGCGACTCGGTGGACGTCCCGGTCATAAGGCTGGTCAACGGTCTCTTCGCCGACGCCATGAAACAGAGGGCCACCGACATACACGTCGAGCCCTACGAGGACTCGGTCATAGTCCGGTTCAGGATAGACGGAGTTCTAAGGGACAGGCTCAAACTTCCCAGAAGCCACCAGGCCCCTCTCACCAGCAGGATAAAGGTTATGGCCCGAATGGACATAGCGGAGCACATGGCCCCTCAGGACGGCCGAATAGGCATAACCGTAGGGGGAAGGGCGGTTGACGTCCGTGTCAACTCGGTTCCCACCCAGCACGGAGAGAGGATGGCCCTCCGTCTCCTGGACAAAGGAGGCGGAGCCTTAACCTTAAAGGACTTGGGAATGGACCAACGGGAGCTTGAGATAATGAACCGGATCATAGCAAGCCCCTACGGCATGATCCTCTTCACCGGCCCTACAGGATCGGGAAAATCCACCAGCCTCTACGCCATACTTCAGGAGCTGGCTAAACCGTCGGTGAACGTTATAACCGTCGAGGACCCGGTGGAGTACGACCTCCCCGGTGTGGCCCAGATACAGGTAAACGAAAAGGCGGGCATGACCTTCGCCTCCGCCCTTAGGTCCATACTCAGACAGGACCCGGATATAGTCATGATAGGGGAGATGAGGGACTTCGACACCGCCCACATAGGGGTTCAGGCGTCTCTCACCGGACACCTGGTCCTCTCCACCCTTCACACGAACGACTCTATCAGCGCGGTCTCCAGACTGGCGGACATGGGCGTCGAGCCCTACCTGCTGGCGGGATCGCTGGTAGGGGTGGTGGCCCAGAGACTGGTAAGACGGCTCTGCCCCCACTGTAGAAAGCCTGTCGACGTTCCACCTCTCCTCGCCAGACAGGGAGTTACCGAAGCCTGGGGACCTGTGGGCTGTCCAAAATGCTCCGGCACAGGATACAGAGGTCGAGTGGGCATATACGAACAGCTCTTTGTGGACGACGATCTCAGAGAGGCCATAGCCAGAAACGCCCCAGCCTCTGAGATGAGGGCACTGGCGGAGCCTCAGGGATTCAGGACCCTCTGGTCCATAGGGCTTAACCTGGTAGAGCAGGGGTTAACCTCCTCCGAAGAGCTCATAAGAGTAGCCGGGGAGGCCTAG
- the gspD gene encoding type II secretion system secretin GspD, whose translation MLRKKTATLILAFIFCMTLSLMYSRDVIAQEQDTQDEQNLIAAAIAMREAGRVQFNFTDLDVVKFIRFMSELLQRNIIISPQVAGTVTVMSPRAVSLEEARKIMITTLTMNGLSLEDMGDYYKVLKGGVTQENQPYRGKGGPGYGEHYVNQVITLDFLTSIAAHKALAQAAGNSVKIMPMDEGNALLLSGQAQDVQRMVNLTRALDVPDGIRRVAVVPIKNAVTDLLAQHLSNLAQDPMGPFRGLRALADGSSRTLILVGERDVLDSAKKMVAQLDVPPVSSEFHVYQLKNADAEEVSKQLSQILAAASRLQPSQEGKMPTTVVFDGPTNSLIFAASEHQYTSLIGIIDQLDTQPKQVMVRGLIAEVNLTNLKNAGIDWATWGGQVAGNTVFAANASLGGAGVPSTFVDWFKDLSKTEEFQWVQDPDGNWTREKATNYSGNALVYAYIQLLNKYDAINILSMPRLMCTDNKESSLLVGQVIPQLKAATSDVTNPSSVQNSYEYKDTGLKLIITPRIRSGNLVVLDIEQSTEEVLSAMTSTTPVTAKREIKTSVQVRNGETVILGGLLKETEKSLKQRVPVLSYIPLVGELFKSSVKQREKIELMVFLTPYILETPEEAAKMTHTIAVSQDHGLSHAENEVNQRFHQMYQEAVKKQR comes from the coding sequence TTGCTGAGAAAAAAAACCGCAACCCTGATTTTAGCCTTCATATTTTGTATGACTTTGTCTTTGATGTACTCGAGGGACGTTATCGCTCAAGAACAGGATACCCAGGATGAGCAGAACCTTATCGCCGCTGCGATAGCTATGAGAGAGGCCGGAAGGGTTCAGTTCAACTTTACCGATCTTGATGTGGTCAAGTTCATCCGGTTTATGTCCGAGCTGCTTCAGAGAAATATAATTATATCTCCTCAGGTTGCCGGTACGGTAACCGTTATGTCTCCAAGGGCGGTCTCTCTGGAGGAAGCTAGAAAGATAATGATAACCACCTTGACTATGAACGGACTCTCCCTGGAGGACATGGGGGATTACTATAAGGTGCTCAAAGGTGGGGTTACCCAGGAGAACCAACCTTATAGAGGGAAGGGAGGACCTGGATACGGAGAGCATTACGTGAACCAGGTTATCACCCTCGATTTTCTGACCTCTATAGCAGCCCATAAGGCCCTCGCCCAGGCGGCGGGAAACTCGGTCAAGATCATGCCTATGGACGAAGGTAACGCCCTCCTCCTCTCGGGACAGGCCCAGGACGTTCAGAGAATGGTCAACCTGACCAGGGCTCTGGATGTTCCAGATGGAATAAGACGGGTCGCTGTCGTGCCTATCAAAAACGCCGTAACCGATCTGCTGGCCCAGCATTTATCCAATCTGGCCCAGGATCCTATGGGCCCCTTTCGTGGCTTAAGGGCCCTGGCGGACGGATCGAGCAGGACCCTTATCCTCGTCGGAGAGAGGGACGTCCTGGATTCCGCCAAAAAGATGGTGGCCCAGCTGGACGTGCCTCCGGTCTCCAGCGAGTTTCACGTCTACCAGCTTAAAAACGCCGACGCCGAGGAGGTCTCCAAACAGCTCAGTCAGATACTGGCCGCCGCAAGCCGTCTCCAACCCTCCCAGGAGGGGAAAATGCCTACCACCGTGGTGTTCGACGGTCCCACAAACAGCCTCATTTTCGCCGCGTCGGAGCATCAATACACCAGCCTGATCGGGATAATAGACCAGCTTGACACCCAGCCTAAACAGGTCATGGTCCGAGGTCTCATCGCCGAGGTAAACCTGACGAACCTGAAAAACGCCGGCATAGACTGGGCCACCTGGGGAGGCCAGGTCGCTGGAAATACCGTTTTTGCCGCCAACGCCTCTTTAGGCGGTGCAGGGGTTCCCTCCACCTTCGTGGACTGGTTCAAAGATCTCAGCAAAACTGAGGAGTTCCAGTGGGTTCAGGATCCCGACGGCAACTGGACCAGGGAGAAGGCCACAAACTACTCGGGCAACGCCCTGGTCTACGCTTACATACAGTTACTCAACAAATACGACGCCATAAACATCCTGTCCATGCCTAGGCTAATGTGTACCGACAACAAAGAGAGTTCACTGCTCGTGGGACAGGTCATACCTCAGCTGAAAGCCGCCACGTCGGACGTGACCAACCCCAGCTCGGTCCAAAACAGCTACGAGTACAAAGACACCGGCCTCAAGCTGATTATCACACCTAGGATAAGGAGCGGCAACCTGGTCGTCCTGGACATAGAGCAGAGCACCGAAGAGGTCTTAAGCGCTATGACCAGCACCACCCCTGTAACAGCCAAAAGGGAGATAAAGACCTCGGTGCAGGTGAGAAACGGTGAGACCGTCATACTCGGAGGGCTTCTCAAGGAAACGGAGAAGAGCCTCAAACAGAGGGTGCCTGTTCTGTCCTATATACCTCTTGTGGGCGAGCTTTTCAAAAGTTCCGTAAAGCAGAGGGAGAAGATCGAGCTGATGGTTTTCCTGACCCCCTACATACTGGAGACACCCGAGGAGGCCGCCAAGATGACCCACACAATCGCCGTCTCCCAGGATCACGGTCTTAGCCACGCGGAAAACGAGGTCAACCAGAGATTCCATCAGATGTATCAGGAGGCGGTGAAGAAGCAAAGATGA
- a CDS encoding prepilin-type N-terminal cleavage/methylation domain-containing protein: MWSSSRPAFTLMEVLVAVAILGFVAIGSLRLSVAATKTLEEVKIQSSFMDQVQLLETEILTGSKPDNGEDRGLKWRSRKYSYPLMGGLWEVDFRQLDVTQDGRTMILYIP; this comes from the coding sequence ATGTGGTCAAGTAGCAGACCGGCTTTCACCCTTATGGAGGTATTGGTAGCGGTTGCCATTCTCGGCTTCGTAGCGATTGGGTCTCTTAGGCTATCGGTAGCTGCCACAAAAACCCTGGAAGAGGTTAAAATACAGTCTAGCTTTATGGATCAGGTTCAGCTTCTGGAGACCGAGATTCTCACCGGGTCGAAACCGGATAACGGCGAGGACCGAGGATTGAAATGGAGAAGCCGAAAGTACAGCTATCCCTTGATGGGTGGGCTGTGGGAAGTTGACTTTCGGCAGCTGGACGTCACCCAAGATGGACGTACGATGATACTGTATATTCCCTAA
- the gspC gene encoding type II secretion system protein GspC yields the protein MGHIGRSGFSGILLTLMERAAPVLGALVLGLSIAALASTVAYHRLTPVLGDLKLRKALNSSPAQFNTVDSEGEKTTQLRLFVDKNPFSVLIRPEVVEEKIELPPEDERVFSVDGIKVVGSLPGVAAWLSEQDKVSLVLLDQVYGGFVLKDISPYSVILSKDNVNYQVYISYRDQGKTASSKKSPKPVLEPILSDGPSMVQAASNESEGVVARELVDSLLMNPFDELKRVRLIAKFVDGKPVGIEVANIMDGSVLKELGVQKGDVVKSVNGVVIRNMGDVANAINSLMGGSRFEVSVGRGDQDVMLNYVVK from the coding sequence ATGGGGCATATAGGTAGATCGGGATTCTCGGGAATTCTACTGACTTTAATGGAAAGGGCCGCTCCTGTGTTAGGAGCTTTGGTCCTTGGTCTATCGATAGCGGCCCTGGCCTCTACCGTCGCTTACCACCGCTTGACCCCTGTATTAGGCGATCTAAAGCTCCGAAAAGCTCTAAACTCCTCTCCTGCCCAGTTTAACACCGTCGATTCAGAGGGCGAAAAAACAACCCAACTCAGGCTCTTTGTCGATAAAAACCCCTTTTCCGTTCTGATAAGGCCGGAGGTGGTGGAGGAAAAAATAGAGCTACCGCCGGAGGACGAGAGGGTTTTCAGCGTAGACGGGATAAAAGTGGTCGGATCGCTGCCCGGTGTCGCAGCCTGGCTAAGTGAGCAGGATAAAGTCAGCTTGGTGCTATTGGACCAGGTCTACGGTGGTTTTGTGTTGAAGGATATCTCCCCTTACAGCGTAATACTCTCGAAAGACAACGTAAACTATCAGGTCTATATATCCTATAGAGACCAAGGCAAAACGGCGTCCTCTAAAAAATCTCCCAAACCGGTTCTGGAGCCCATATTGTCAGACGGACCGTCTATGGTTCAAGCTGCTTCAAACGAATCGGAAGGTGTCGTAGCGAGGGAGTTAGTCGACTCTTTGCTTATGAATCCTTTCGATGAGCTTAAGCGAGTCAGGCTAATAGCCAAGTTTGTCGACGGAAAACCGGTAGGGATAGAGGTCGCAAACATAATGGACGGAAGCGTCCTCAAAGAGCTGGGAGTTCAGAAGGGGGACGTGGTAAAAAGCGTCAACGGAGTGGTTATCCGCAATATGGGAGATGTCGCTAACGCTATAAACTCCCTTATGGGGGGATCGAGGTTTGAGGTCTCCGTAGGGCGAGGAGACCAGGATGTGATGCTTAACTATGTGGTCAAGTAG
- the gspN gene encoding type II secretion system protein GspN, translated as MKRITSFLFPSLALIVGLVVGIRVFSPWEDMTELVFLKATSSLPAGMTAEAKGFSVDGFIPAPTVRGLDINVLMGSVRMTSLKITPMLTNSIKNFAPTVYVDIDRATMDMGGSLASFTGGMVVCLRPKVVSVSDVDIKGDLMAQGNMAFSLATSKISQADMVLKTPEEMSGVLSALSAMLPLKRESDGLWKLKRQEER; from the coding sequence GTGAAAAGGATAACGTCTTTCCTTTTTCCCTCTCTGGCCCTGATAGTCGGCCTAGTCGTAGGGATTAGGGTTTTCTCCCCCTGGGAGGACATGACGGAACTCGTTTTTCTCAAGGCAACTTCCTCCTTGCCAGCCGGTATGACCGCAGAGGCTAAAGGATTTTCCGTCGACGGTTTTATTCCTGCCCCGACGGTGAGAGGCCTTGATATTAACGTCTTAATGGGATCTGTTAGGATGACCTCTCTTAAAATCACTCCCATGTTGACGAATTCCATAAAGAACTTTGCTCCAACGGTTTACGTCGATATAGATAGGGCCACGATGGATATGGGGGGAAGTTTAGCCTCTTTTACCGGCGGTATGGTGGTCTGTCTTAGGCCTAAAGTGGTCTCGGTGAGCGATGTAGACATAAAAGGGGATCTTATGGCTCAGGGGAATATGGCTTTTTCTTTGGCTACCTCCAAAATTTCCCAGGCCGATATGGTGTTAAAGACCCCTGAGGAGATGAGTGGAGTTCTGTCCGCCCTCTCCGCTATGTTACCTCTTAAGCGTGAGTCCGACGGACTCTGGAAGCTTAAGAGACAGGAGGAGCGTTAG
- the gspM gene encoding type II secretion system protein GspM, translating to MKLPQLAALSAVPREIIKPALAAFCAVSLWAVGLSVWAGNSSLNSSIALHQRRMDQLVDVVYRYRSLSDREKRPALTEDPIVVVSSLIGTMGLKDNLVQISSMSRGLNVQLGRMYMEKTLDFLDELEKRGLSVESAEVRAVPEGGARMLSLTLVVTVAS from the coding sequence ATGAAATTGCCACAGCTAGCGGCCCTTAGCGCCGTTCCAAGAGAAATTATAAAACCCGCTTTGGCCGCCTTCTGTGCGGTATCCCTCTGGGCTGTCGGTCTCTCCGTCTGGGCCGGAAACTCCAGCCTTAATTCCAGTATAGCTCTACATCAGCGTCGGATGGACCAACTTGTGGATGTAGTTTATCGATACAGATCTCTATCGGACAGGGAGAAGCGGCCTGCCCTTACGGAGGACCCTATCGTTGTTGTTTCTTCACTCATAGGTACGATGGGACTGAAGGATAACTTGGTCCAGATATCCTCCATGAGTCGAGGTCTAAACGTCCAGTTAGGAAGGATGTATATGGAAAAAACCCTCGATTTTCTCGATGAGCTGGAGAAAAGGGGGCTCTCCGTCGAGTCCGCCGAGGTCAGAGCTGTTCCTGAAGGGGGAGCTAGGATGTTGTCTTTAACCTTGGTTGTTACGGTGGCGTCGTGA
- the gspL gene encoding type II secretion system protein GspL → MKEVGGIFVYRDGKVVPVVPGGKRRGRKFTLVSYKTLSIRSFDYPFGSISAIREALKLQYTSVMPGKELEIFPVILKKENRRFSGAALVLPSEERSAVEEGMGNGGKNTPWPLPFALAAELKGNGAAVCVLDDGISSALFVDGEPVVYRWQPVSRKTAEQERDWLLAYGARYGDILFDSIILDVADEGDRLAKGVKDTLEAFPSLGSYSLSRKVLDTAIVMEHLVKGLSSFAWWSIVAGGIFLASGFMRGMTLKTELDRVKERSVEIYREAFGPGNVRDPLSQARGMLAQANRAPDSPAIEDGLRLVATAWPVKQEEDGRISLETLRFGGEGMDLIGTANEVNLVQNLQKALRAETDGNVKLGDIQQVPGGGLRYSLEVRWTAR, encoded by the coding sequence ATGAAGGAAGTTGGGGGAATATTCGTATATAGGGATGGTAAGGTCGTTCCCGTTGTACCGGGAGGCAAGAGAAGAGGTCGGAAGTTTACTTTAGTTTCCTATAAAACCCTTTCCATCAGATCTTTTGACTATCCTTTTGGGTCCATATCCGCTATAAGAGAGGCCCTAAAACTACAGTATACCTCGGTAATGCCGGGCAAAGAGCTGGAGATTTTTCCGGTTATCCTAAAAAAAGAAAATCGTCGATTTTCTGGAGCGGCCTTGGTTCTTCCCTCCGAGGAGCGGTCTGCGGTTGAGGAGGGAATGGGCAACGGTGGCAAGAACACCCCTTGGCCTCTCCCTTTTGCATTAGCCGCCGAGCTTAAGGGGAACGGTGCCGCCGTCTGTGTTCTCGACGATGGGATATCGTCCGCCTTATTTGTCGATGGAGAACCTGTGGTTTACAGGTGGCAGCCTGTCTCCAGAAAAACTGCCGAACAGGAAAGAGATTGGCTTCTTGCCTATGGAGCCAGGTATGGAGATATTCTGTTCGATTCGATTATATTAGATGTGGCAGACGAAGGTGACAGACTTGCTAAAGGTGTAAAAGACACTTTGGAGGCATTTCCTTCATTGGGATCTTATAGCTTATCTCGAAAGGTCCTCGATACGGCCATAGTGATGGAGCACCTGGTCAAAGGGTTATCCTCCTTTGCTTGGTGGTCCATCGTCGCAGGGGGCATCTTTTTGGCGTCCGGTTTCATGAGAGGGATGACCCTTAAGACAGAACTGGACAGGGTCAAAGAGCGATCGGTTGAGATCTATCGAGAGGCTTTCGGACCTGGCAACGTGAGGGATCCCCTCAGTCAGGCAAGGGGTATGCTTGCTCAGGCTAATCGAGCTCCCGACAGCCCCGCTATAGAGGACGGTCTAAGGCTTGTGGCTACCGCCTGGCCGGTTAAACAGGAGGAGGATGGTCGTATCTCCCTGGAGACCCTTCGGTTTGGAGGGGAAGGAATGGACCTGATAGGTACGGCTAACGAGGTCAATCTGGTTCAGAATCTTCAAAAGGCCCTTAGGGCTGAGACCGACGGTAACGTCAAGTTGGGAGACATACAGCAGGTTCCCGGTGGGGGCCTGAGATACTCTTTAGAGGTGAGGTGGACGGCACGATGA
- a CDS encoding type II secretion system protein GspK, whose amino-acid sequence MSVLLVSMFLVSATVGYGWFVRDQVRRFERRKLELECRNIALLAVKNVIKGLAMDKNSYDSVHESWFGDHLIPIGERYLVSISLLPLNDRLPLRHILLPDGKTMRGEMEEAWKKAWLEVGLPNMALPALDFIDGDREPRVGGYEREFFINRVPPDPSMFALLPEVSISSVTGSRENPGLRDFFSLWSGPKLNVNTASSTVLELMEGIDDVTAREITEIRREKPFKSLSELANMPAFSGSLGPKLTNLLGTTSDYFQVSLQVSQLGSDISKEYRMVVTKKNVLFWEEL is encoded by the coding sequence GTGTCCGTTCTCCTTGTCTCTATGTTCCTGGTGTCCGCTACAGTAGGGTACGGATGGTTTGTGAGAGACCAGGTCAGGCGATTTGAGAGGAGAAAGTTAGAGCTAGAGTGCCGAAACATAGCTCTTTTAGCGGTTAAAAATGTCATTAAGGGTTTGGCAATGGATAAAAATAGTTACGATAGCGTTCATGAGAGTTGGTTTGGAGATCACCTAATTCCCATCGGTGAACGGTACTTAGTATCTATATCCCTGTTACCACTTAACGACAGACTTCCGCTGCGACATATATTGCTCCCCGATGGAAAAACAATGAGAGGCGAGATGGAAGAGGCATGGAAAAAGGCTTGGCTAGAGGTGGGGCTCCCTAATATGGCTCTACCCGCTTTGGACTTTATAGACGGAGATAGAGAGCCCAGAGTTGGAGGGTACGAAAGGGAATTCTTTATAAACCGTGTTCCCCCAGATCCGTCGATGTTTGCCCTCTTGCCGGAGGTCTCGATATCTTCCGTCACGGGGTCCAGGGAAAATCCCGGTCTTAGGGATTTTTTCTCTCTGTGGTCCGGGCCGAAGCTAAACGTAAATACCGCTTCCTCTACAGTGCTGGAACTTATGGAGGGAATTGACGATGTCACAGCCAGAGAGATAACGGAGATCAGGAGGGAAAAGCCCTTTAAAAGTCTATCGGAGTTGGCCAATATGCCCGCCTTTTCCGGTTCTCTGGGACCTAAGCTTACAAATCTATTGGGCACCACAAGCGATTATTTTCAAGTCTCCCTTCAGGTCTCCCAACTTGGTTCGGATATATCGAAAGAATATCGCATGGTAGTTACCAAAAAAAACGTCCTGTTTTGGGAGGAGTTATAA
- a CDS encoding prepilin-type N-terminal cleavage/methylation domain-containing protein — protein MKRSGFTLVEVLVVLALVGVMAACAIAPMVHITGNLRDAQSNWGDRSAVEDSFRLIFRDVRSVLMAPSQTYCIVKRRDLMGGKADDLLAAATGSTLRTSFIPGTVVYGLIRDDSLGMKQRIPGLYRWIYKGKRPDDLDLKTGLDRDVADMVLPYVDSFRVEVYNGKEWLGDYSGSVPPGIKLIVVRKGETYEFVDWFPSI, from the coding sequence ATGAAACGCTCTGGGTTCACTTTGGTCGAGGTCCTAGTGGTCCTTGCCCTCGTAGGGGTGATGGCTGCCTGTGCTATCGCCCCTATGGTCCATATTACAGGGAACCTCAGAGACGCCCAGTCTAATTGGGGGGACCGATCCGCTGTCGAGGATAGTTTCAGGCTTATTTTCAGGGATGTAAGGTCGGTCCTGATGGCCCCATCCCAGACCTATTGCATCGTGAAGCGTAGAGACCTAATGGGAGGAAAAGCCGATGACCTCCTAGCCGCGGCGACGGGGAGTACGCTGAGGACCTCTTTTATTCCCGGTACGGTCGTATATGGCTTGATCAGGGATGACTCCCTTGGCATGAAGCAAAGAATTCCCGGCCTTTATCGTTGGATCTATAAAGGCAAGAGGCCCGATGACCTAGACCTTAAGACCGGTCTAGATAGAGATGTGGCGGATATGGTTTTGCCCTATGTCGATTCGTTTAGGGTAGAGGTCTACAACGGTAAGGAGTGGCTTGGAGATTACAGCGGTTCCGTTCCCCCTGGCATCAAGCTAATCGTAGTTAGAAAGGGAGAGACCTATGAGTTTGTCGACTGGTTCCCCTCTATCTGA
- a CDS encoding O-antigen ligase family protein, with product MNTLSDINPSESRTTALDRLFFISVAVSLALPNLIYSGVYFFQTLHLMKWTFALAPIGIMSLIIGTILAWKGPETAKIRVDIFGWIWFALLMYITLQPLWAPIKSVPTFYREWFFFLSLWGLYVLCLDRFSEDWLRPVLWLASLNATINVFFAELQTLGTVNIFGSLNLILPTPGNYIGNTGQQNMFGLWLAMTALGSVFIYLRHGLKETKGLGRFFAATNLLMLPVILWGLWNSTSRSAILSLVVGILLMGTLIVVGRDRSRLRRLGICVVLMVIVLGASINLNQARSGALISKTMDMVQNANTVGGRDGIWKTSWTMATADPVRGVGLGQYKLNYLEAQGKAFERYPDLNWQYTNWAHNEYLQWLCEAGIVGFVLLMGMILWWGWAFMGYVWRHRGTPFPDGVLWGASFMGLMLFNALWTRPFHRIENSIWISLAFALSNRHIMADMIGKPSFLSNPRGYRALGVIMASISLWGMIFLWQGIEADVLLRQAVSSRTAPVQRALMEKATNSLMARDLAERQLAYHYIAYGEAAQDPEALAEGLNRLFSVFRSEPNAEDLRKLLDWSGRLKKQDMLRYLVTFLKPGTYRVEPAQ from the coding sequence GTGAACACGTTGAGTGATATCAATCCCTCTGAGAGCCGTACAACCGCCCTGGATAGACTGTTTTTTATATCTGTTGCGGTGTCTTTGGCTCTGCCTAACCTGATCTACTCGGGGGTCTATTTTTTCCAGACGCTGCACCTGATGAAGTGGACCTTTGCCCTGGCCCCTATAGGGATAATGTCCCTCATTATAGGGACCATTCTGGCCTGGAAAGGCCCTGAGACCGCTAAGATCAGGGTGGATATCTTCGGCTGGATATGGTTTGCACTACTGATGTACATAACCTTACAGCCTCTGTGGGCTCCTATAAAGTCGGTGCCAACGTTCTACAGAGAGTGGTTTTTCTTTCTCTCCCTCTGGGGGCTCTACGTCCTTTGTCTGGACCGTTTCAGTGAGGACTGGCTAAGGCCTGTCCTCTGGTTGGCGTCTCTAAACGCCACGATAAACGTCTTTTTTGCCGAGCTCCAGACCCTCGGTACGGTGAATATCTTTGGTTCTTTAAACCTTATTCTGCCTACCCCAGGAAACTACATCGGAAACACCGGCCAGCAGAACATGTTCGGCCTGTGGCTCGCCATGACCGCCCTTGGTTCGGTGTTTATCTACCTTCGCCACGGACTCAAGGAGACCAAAGGCTTAGGCCGGTTCTTCGCCGCGACCAACCTACTCATGCTGCCGGTGATCCTCTGGGGCCTCTGGAACAGCACCAGCCGCTCCGCCATACTATCCCTGGTAGTAGGAATCTTGCTGATGGGCACCCTCATCGTGGTAGGTCGGGATCGCTCCAGGCTCCGGCGACTGGGAATCTGCGTCGTCCTCATGGTGATCGTACTGGGAGCGTCCATCAACCTCAACCAGGCCAGATCCGGTGCCCTAATATCCAAGACTATGGACATGGTTCAAAACGCCAACACCGTAGGTGGCAGAGACGGCATATGGAAGACCTCCTGGACTATGGCTACAGCCGATCCGGTGAGAGGAGTGGGCTTAGGCCAGTATAAGCTGAACTATTTAGAGGCTCAGGGAAAGGCTTTCGAGCGTTATCCTGACCTGAACTGGCAGTACACAAACTGGGCGCACAACGAATATCTTCAATGGCTCTGTGAGGCGGGGATAGTTGGCTTTGTTCTCCTCATGGGGATGATTTTGTGGTGGGGATGGGCCTTTATGGGATATGTCTGGAGGCACCGTGGAACCCCCTTTCCCGACGGAGTGCTCTGGGGAGCCTCCTTTATGGGGCTAATGCTCTTTAACGCGCTATGGACAAGACCGTTTCATAGGATAGAGAACTCCATCTGGATATCCCTGGCCTTTGCCCTATCCAACAGGCACATTATGGCCGATATGATAGGTAAGCCATCGTTTCTCTCGAACCCGAGAGGCTACAGAGCCCTGGGGGTTATCATGGCGTCTATCTCACTGTGGGGGATGATTTTCCTATGGCAGGGCATAGAGGCAGATGTCCTTTTGCGCCAGGCGGTTTCCAGCAGGACCGCTCCCGTCCAGAGGGCCTTGATGGAGAAGGCGACCAACTCCCTGATGGCGAGGGATTTAGCGGAGAGACAGCTTGCCTATCACTATATAGCCTACGGCGAGGCGGCCCAGGACCCAGAGGCTCTGGCGGAGGGGCTTAATAGATTGTTCTCCGTTTTTAGAAGCGAGCCAAACGCCGAAGACCTGAGAAAGTTGTTAGATTGGTCCGGTCGACTTAAAAAACAGGATATGCTTCGCTATCTAGTTACTTTCCTAAAACCAGGCACTTACAGGGTAGAGCCGGCTCAATGA